Proteins from one Choloepus didactylus isolate mChoDid1 chromosome 4, mChoDid1.pri, whole genome shotgun sequence genomic window:
- the CLK3 gene encoding dual specificity protein kinase CLK3 isoform X2, whose product MHHCKRYRSPEPDPYLSYRWKRRRSYSREHEGRLRYPSRREPPPRRSRSRSHDRLPYQRRYREHRDSDTYRCEERSPSFGEDCYGSSRSHHRRRSREREPYRTRKHAHHCHKRRTRSCSSASSRSQQSSKRSSRSVEDDKEGHLVCRIGDWLQERYEIVGNLGEGTFGKVVECLDHARGKSQVALKIIRNVGKYREAARLEINVLKKIKEKDKENKFLCVLMSDWFNFHGHMCIAFELLGKNTFEFLKENNFQPYPLPHVRHMAYQLCHALRFLHENQLTHTDLKPENILFVNSEFETLYNEHKSCEEKSVKNTSIRVADFGSATFDHEHHTTIVATRHYRPPEVILELGWAQPCDVWSIGCILFEYYRGFTLFQTHENREHLVMMEKILGPIPSHMIHRTRKQKYFYKGGLVWDENSSDGRYVKENCKPLKSYMLQDSLEHVQLFDLMRKMLEFDPAQRITLAEALLHPFFAGLTPEERSFHNSRNPSR is encoded by the exons ATGCATCACTGTAAGCGATACCGCTCCCCTGAGCCAGACCCGTACCTGAGCTACCGATGGAAGAGGAGGAGGTCGTACAGTCGGGAGCACGAAGGCAGACTGCGATACCCATCACGAAGGGAGCCTCCCCCCCGGAGATCTCGGTCCAGAAG CCATGACCGCCTGCCCTACCAGAGGAGATACCGGGAACACCGTGACAGCGATACATACCGGTGTGAAGAACGGAGCCCATCCTTTGGAGAGGATTGCTATGGATCGTCACGTTCCCATCATCGTCGGCGGTCACGCGAGAGGGAGCCGTATCGGACCCGCAAGCACGCCCACCACTGCCACAAACGCCGCACCAGGTCTTGTAGCAGCGCCTCCTCG AGAAGCCAACAGAGCAGTAAGCGCAGCAGCCGGAGTGTGGAAGATGACAAGGAGGGCCACCTGGTGTGCCGGATCGGCGATTGGCTCCAAGAGCGAT ATGAGATCGTAGGGAACCTGGGTGAAGGCACCTTTGGCAAGGTGGTGGAGTGCTTGGACCATGCCAG AGGGAAGTCTCAGGTTGCCCTGAAGATCATCCGCAATGTGGGCAAGTATCGGGAGGCCGCCCGGCTAGAAATCAACGTTCTCAAAAAAATCAAGGAGAAGGACAAAGAGAACAAGTT CCTGTGTGTCTTGATGTCCGACTGGTTCAACTTCCACGGCCACATGTGCATCGCCTTTGAGCTGCTGGGCAAGAATACCTTTGAGTTCCTGAAGGAGAATAACTTCCAGCCTTACCCCTTGCCACACGTCCGGCACATGGCCTACCAGCTCTGCCACGCCCTTCGAT TTCTACATGAGAACCAACTGACCCACACAGACTTGAAGCCAGAGAACATCCTGTTTGTGAATTCTGAGTTTGAAACCCTCTACAATGAGCACAAG AGTTGTGAGGAGAAGTCGGTGAAGAACACCAGCATCCGGGTGGCCGACTTTGGCAGTGCCACCTTTGACCATGAGCATCACACAACCATTGTGGCCACCCGTCACTATCGTCCACCAGAGGTGATCCTTG AGCTGGGCTGGGCACAGCCCTGTGATGTCTGGAGCATCGGCTGCATTCTCTTCGAGTACTACCGGGGCTTCACACTCTTCCAG ACCCATGAAAATCGAGAGCACTTGGTGATGATGGAGAAGATCCTAGGGCCCATCCCTTCACACATGATTCACCGCACCAG GAAGCAGAAATATTTCTACAAAGGGGGCCTTGTTTGGGATGAGAACAGCTCAGACGGCCGGTATGTGAAGGAGAACTGCAAacctctgaag AGTTACATGCTCCAAGATTCCCTGGAGCATGTGCAGCTGTTTGACCTGATGAGGAAGATGTTAGAATTTGATCCTGCCCAGCGCATCACACTGGCGGAGGCCCTGCTGCACCCCTTCTTTGCTGGCCTGACCCCTGAGGAGCGGTCCTTCCACAACAGCCGCAACCCAAGCAGATGA
- the CLK3 gene encoding dual specificity protein kinase CLK3 isoform X1, translating into MHHCKRYRSPEPDPYLSYRWKRRRSYSREHEGRLRYPSRREPPPRRSRSRSHDRLPYQRRYREHRDSDTYRCEERSPSFGEDCYGSSRSHHRRRSREREPYRTRKHAHHCHKRRTRSCSSASSRSQQSSKRSSRSVEDDKEGHLVCRIGDWLQERYEIVGNLGEGTFGKVVECLDHARGKSQVALKIIRNVGKYREAARLEINVLKKIKEKDKENKFLCVLMSDWFNFHGHMCIAFELLGKNTFEFLKENNFQPYPLPHVRHMAYQLCHALRFLHENQLTHTDLKPENILFVNSEFETLYNEHKSCEEKSVKNTSIRVADFGSATFDHEHHTTIVATRHYRPPEVILELGWAQPCDVWSIGCILFEYYRGFTLFQTHENREHLVMMEKILGPIPSHMIHRTRKQKYFYKGGLVWDENSSDGRYVKENCKPLKVSFWLPPAHLMPRRPQALGTHTAERQDRQLRAAASFHLYGMLYPGLLSVGCGASCKLPQRGP; encoded by the exons ATGCATCACTGTAAGCGATACCGCTCCCCTGAGCCAGACCCGTACCTGAGCTACCGATGGAAGAGGAGGAGGTCGTACAGTCGGGAGCACGAAGGCAGACTGCGATACCCATCACGAAGGGAGCCTCCCCCCCGGAGATCTCGGTCCAGAAG CCATGACCGCCTGCCCTACCAGAGGAGATACCGGGAACACCGTGACAGCGATACATACCGGTGTGAAGAACGGAGCCCATCCTTTGGAGAGGATTGCTATGGATCGTCACGTTCCCATCATCGTCGGCGGTCACGCGAGAGGGAGCCGTATCGGACCCGCAAGCACGCCCACCACTGCCACAAACGCCGCACCAGGTCTTGTAGCAGCGCCTCCTCG AGAAGCCAACAGAGCAGTAAGCGCAGCAGCCGGAGTGTGGAAGATGACAAGGAGGGCCACCTGGTGTGCCGGATCGGCGATTGGCTCCAAGAGCGAT ATGAGATCGTAGGGAACCTGGGTGAAGGCACCTTTGGCAAGGTGGTGGAGTGCTTGGACCATGCCAG AGGGAAGTCTCAGGTTGCCCTGAAGATCATCCGCAATGTGGGCAAGTATCGGGAGGCCGCCCGGCTAGAAATCAACGTTCTCAAAAAAATCAAGGAGAAGGACAAAGAGAACAAGTT CCTGTGTGTCTTGATGTCCGACTGGTTCAACTTCCACGGCCACATGTGCATCGCCTTTGAGCTGCTGGGCAAGAATACCTTTGAGTTCCTGAAGGAGAATAACTTCCAGCCTTACCCCTTGCCACACGTCCGGCACATGGCCTACCAGCTCTGCCACGCCCTTCGAT TTCTACATGAGAACCAACTGACCCACACAGACTTGAAGCCAGAGAACATCCTGTTTGTGAATTCTGAGTTTGAAACCCTCTACAATGAGCACAAG AGTTGTGAGGAGAAGTCGGTGAAGAACACCAGCATCCGGGTGGCCGACTTTGGCAGTGCCACCTTTGACCATGAGCATCACACAACCATTGTGGCCACCCGTCACTATCGTCCACCAGAGGTGATCCTTG AGCTGGGCTGGGCACAGCCCTGTGATGTCTGGAGCATCGGCTGCATTCTCTTCGAGTACTACCGGGGCTTCACACTCTTCCAG ACCCATGAAAATCGAGAGCACTTGGTGATGATGGAGAAGATCCTAGGGCCCATCCCTTCACACATGATTCACCGCACCAG GAAGCAGAAATATTTCTACAAAGGGGGCCTTGTTTGGGATGAGAACAGCTCAGACGGCCGGTATGTGAAGGAGAACTGCAAacctctgaaggtcagtttctggCTTCCCCCAGCTCATCTCATGCCAAGGAGACCTCAGGCACTGGGCACACACACAGCAGAGAGACAGGACAGGCAGCTAAGGGCTGCCGCCTCGTTCCACCTTTACGGGATGCTGTACCCAGGACTGCTGAGTGTAGGCTGTGGGGCTTCTTGCAAACTGCCCCAGAGGGGCCCTTag